gtttttgtcagcCGTGAAGTTTGCAGGCTCTCAAAGTCAATATCGAAACATCACGTCGGTATGTGGTGTATGAGGACATATAATATACCGTTCAAGATCTCCCCTGGTTACTCCTCAGTCTAGCATTGCTAGTTGTGATATACTTTCTTTGCTCGAGGCGATACGTAAGACCGAATATTCGCATTTAAAGAAACAAGGGGTTAATTTTAGGATTTCTTTACTATTACTCATTCTGAGACATGAGACACTGAAGAGCTACAAGAATGATGGGTCATCCAGGACACTTCATCAGAGCCACAAGATGAAAACTTGGAGCATCTTATGCCATAAAATTCATGAACATTCCTAAACTATTTAGAAAAAAGGTATACTATCTACAAAACACCTAAACCAATTAGATCATACAGAAAAATTttgcatcaaacaagttgattggGGTCAAACTACCTTGATGAAAAGATTGCATAGCTGATGTTTGGAGCATAAGGCCTTCATCAGATCAAACAGAGAGATTGTAGCCTGTGTGGTTTATGTAGAGGGAAAAGGAGCTACATAACCAGTGGAAAAATTATGGTgtgaagaaataaataaataaaattaatattattcattaaaaaagaaacttaactcttcattaatttgatcaGATGATAGTCCATTCTCAATTCTACAAAACAGTCCAATAGAATAATTCAACATCCATGTGAACATTGTAACTAACAAAACCAGCTTTTGAGTAATATTGTAGACTGATGCAgcctatttttattatttatttcattattataCTATTATTTAAAAGTTCCTAAATTGCTTATAATTGCTTTTTCAACTGCACATAGATTGTTTGTTTCACCCTCATCTGCTGTTGTTTCCGATAATCTGAAGTTAACCCAAGGATGACAGCAATGGCAAAAACAACACCAGAAAATATtgatctggccccagttgttcaaacgatggatagcgctttCCACCGGATAAATTACTATCCGGCGGATAAACACtcgcaaaaccaattgagttatctaGTGGATAGTGATCTATCCAGaagatagcgctatccagcatttgaacaactggagcctgattggttaaatgatgattgattggttgattatTGTGCAGCATGAACTTTAGTAGAGTTCTTTGACGTAGTTTGCCAAACAACAACAtggaatttccaaatttaagattTCAATAACACGAACCACaaacagtaaatcttttattcaCTATATTTAGTTCTAGAGAGCTCCTACCAGTCCACTTTTGGTATAGTTTGTCCACAATACAAAACGGGCtcaagaagcaataatcaccaTAATTTGTGCAAATGTTTATATTtaagttaagttttttttttctggtgtaGTTCTTgtgctgcttaaactcccttttaTTTTACATCCAACTTTATAGtcacttataataataataacaataataataataataattgttatcattattaatttatttctaATGAGTATGTTTTCCTCTAAGTTTGGATGCTGTTGGTTTTGACTTCTTGCATtagtttcaataattattgtttattttgttgGTCTATTGAGTGTGTGGTATTGTTTGAAGTTATCCTCAAATCTCTATGTCATTTTCCAAGATCTCTGGTTGCAAAGCAAGAACAATGTCTTTAGCACTGGGTCTTTCTTCAGAGTTTTCAGAAGTACAGCAGCAAAATAACTGAATTAGAGGGCTTCTAAGACAATCCAGGCTCTGGAACCTCTCAGGAAGGGGTGGCCGAGTACCCAAAGCAGCCAAATATTCTGCAGTATCACAAGAGCCATCATCACCCTCTCCACTCAAGCCTGTTCCAGTTTCTTCATCACTGTCTGTAAACAAGAGATAGTGATAAGAGATTTCTTTACAGCTTAGGATAGAAATAAGAGATTTGTCACAAAGCATCCTCTTTTACAAGAGCTTTAAAAAGGAGAACATGTGGCTTGTGCATGCCTGCATGCAGGGTTGGTGGGAAAATATCTTTGCTGTACTTACCAGCTAAAAGATCCACATGTGGCACATTTAAAGTGAGCATCTCCCAGATCAAGAGACCATAAGCAAAGATGTCTGCCTTGTCTGTGATAACTCCCCCACTTAAGGCTTCTTTGCATTTCCATGGTTCTGTACCAATGTACCTATCTCCAGGGTTTTTCAATCCACTTAGGTCGTCCTTAAGTCTACGAGCAACTCCAAAATCACAGAGCTTCACAGCCTCAAAATCTCCCCGTATAAGTACATTTCCACTTTTTATATCACCATGTAGAATCATCTTCTCGTTATGAAGGTAGCTCAAAGCTTTGGCAATGGCCCAAGACACTTTCAGGATTTCTTCATTGGTGAACTCCTCTTCCAGATACGACTTCTCTTCGATGATATCTTCGAGAGCTTTCTCACAGTCTTCCATCGCCAGACAAAGATCTCCGCTAACACTTCCAGAAATGGCCCGAAAACCTACTATGTTTGGGTGGTGAAGTTGCTTCAAAATGCTAGCTTCCAAAGCTAATCGCTCGCTGATGCCAGAGCGTGCTTTTTTGT
This window of the Acropora muricata isolate sample 2 chromosome 14, ASM3666990v1, whole genome shotgun sequence genome carries:
- the LOC136898629 gene encoding lymphokine-activated killer T-cell-originated protein kinase-like is translated as MSVVSTPDIQRSGSRLSNDSDVSPFIASPFMIPPSPFMTRLGCGTGVSVYRYNRATNESDVRSPWAVKKVNKKARSGISERLALEASILKQLHHPNIVGFRAISGSVSGDLCLAMEDCEKALEDIIEEKSYLEEEFTNEEILKVSWAIAKALSYLHNEKMILHGDIKSGNVLIRGDFEAVKLCDFGVARRLKDDLSGLKNPGDRYIGTEPWKCKEALSGGVITDKADIFAYGLLIWEMLTLNVPHVDLLADSDEETGTGLSGEGDDGSCDTAEYLAALGTRPPLPERFQSLDCLRSPLIQLFCCCTSENSEERPSAKDIVLALQPEILENDIEI